The window TGCCAAATCACTCAAACAACACGCCTGTACGAGGGAGGGCATGAGGGCGGCAAGGATTGCAAGCGTAATTGATTTTTTATAGCGAGTTATGAGTGATGTCATAATAATCCCATTCTTTGTTGTATGGTTCAGTTCTGCTTTTTTAATTAATATTTGTTCTATTAATCAGGATAAACATGGCAATAAAAAAGTCAATCTGTATTTTTTTCAAAAAGAGAAAAAAGGGTAGTTGAACCTGAAGAGAAGGGTTTTGTAGCCTAAGTTATAGGGGTCTGGGGGCAAAAATGTCTTATATTAGTAGAATGATGCTCTAGTGTCTTTCCCTTGAATGCCCGTTTTACCTTGAAAATAAGGCTGGAGCGACCAGACTAAAGGGGGACGTAGGGTTATGGTTTGATTTTGAAAGAAACCACTATTGCTTGGGTTGTAGACCCTTGCAGTCATGGCAATATGCTCAAATTGGTGAGTTTTTTGGTCCCTTTGAGCGGTAGAGATGGTTTTTTTGAAGTCGCTCAGTTTTACTGCGGCCAGACAATCTTTTTCGTTGTATTTACCGAAAGTTTTTTTGTTATGGAACTTGTGGCCGAACGTTTTCATACAAAATTTTGATGAGAGTGGAGCGATGTAGAGCACAAATGATGAGCCTCCGTGCCGTGTCCTGACAATAATTTCCGTCGATTTATCGTCCAAATCAATAAAATCTTCCAAAAGACCTTTGGTTTCTTCATCGAATTCGCGAGTGGCTGTTGTTTGGGGGTGGTCTTCGCCTTGATCTTTACTGCCACCAAAGGAATCCCAGGTGCCTTGGTCGTTGCCGCCGTTTTCACGGGCAAGAATGACGTAGGTTTCTCCCTTGAAATCGTAGGTAGGTAGTACCCCAGCTCCTTGAAAGTTACTATCTTTGAGTGCAGGTGCTTTTGGTGCAACCTGGGCAGCAGAAGCAGAGCCCTGTAAAATACCTAATGCGCCAATAAAAAGGATAAATTGTATGAATCTTCTAGGTATCATTATGATCACTCCATTAAAGTGCTTTATATAACCTCGTATAATACACTATAGCATATAATGGTGAAGTCGTCAATTTCAAGCTGAAAATACAGTCTCGTGATCGCATGCGGTTGATCGATAGTTAAAGCTCTTTCCTTGGTAGTGCGAATGGGGGGCTTGCAGTACTGAGATCTATTGTTGTTCAGCGTCTGCTTTTTGTTTTTTTTCTAATAGCTCCATGATTTTAGTGCTATTTTGTTGCCTAACTGTTTGTGTGTTTTTGACAAGGGTTATTGCAGTAGCAGAAGGCTCTGCTTTAAAATTAAGCAAGGCTTGTACTTGCATTGGGTTATTGTCAGAAATTGCATTCATGAGTCGTGCATTGATTGCTAGTTTTTCTTGTTGAACGGTGCTTGTTAGATTGCGTAGCCGTTCGTAATAGTATGCATGTGCACCCTTAATTTTACTTTCCTGTTCGACAATATTATTCAGT of the Candidatus Dependentiae bacterium genome contains:
- a CDS encoding NUDIX hydrolase, with translation MIPRRFIQFILFIGALGILQGSASAAQVAPKAPALKDSNFQGAGVLPTYDFKGETYVILARENGGNDQGTWDSFGGSKDQGEDHPQTTATREFDEETKGLLEDFIDLDDKSTEIIVRTRHGGSSFVLYIAPLSSKFCMKTFGHKFHNKKTFGKYNEKDCLAAVKLSDFKKTISTAQRDQKTHQFEHIAMTARVYNPSNSGFFQNQTITLRPPLVWSLQPYFQGKTGIQGKDTRASFY